Proteins encoded together in one Luteibaculum oceani window:
- a CDS encoding anthranilate synthase component I family protein, which produces MKLKAFYKELIADTYTPVSAYLKLRDIFPNSYLLESADRHSQENATSYICFNPIATVWVDTDLSFNYQNFLLKQIEKVKDLSKKELINKVDTCFESFAVENANELQFKNGFFGMLSFEGVSLFEDIDFSPSEEQSEPLLHYTLFKNVLEINHFSNTARIYCFSEDDSHNLIEIEELLSIKTYPSYRLNISEERSCNNTESAFKNAVSKGKEFCKKGDVFQVVLSREFQRDYQGDEFNLYRALRAVNPSPYMFYFDLAHFKFLGASPEAQIKSEGGNLVISPIAGTIKRSGNDDLDRELAKKLSEDPKENAEHTMLVDLARNDLSKVANQVEVESYREIHYYSHVIHLVSKVIGKAKAGNSPLEILGASFPAGTLSGAPKYRAMEIIRDLEQKPRGLYGGTVGFIGLDGSINQAIFIRSAVCRSNKLIYRAGAGVVDASTEEGELAEVYHKVGAIEKAIDIANRNFR; this is translated from the coding sequence ACTAATTGCAGATACATACACTCCGGTGAGTGCGTACCTTAAACTGAGAGACATTTTTCCCAATAGTTATTTATTGGAAAGTGCCGATCGTCATAGCCAGGAAAACGCCACGAGTTATATATGTTTTAATCCCATAGCAACTGTTTGGGTGGATACCGATTTGAGTTTCAACTATCAAAACTTTTTGTTGAAGCAAATAGAGAAGGTTAAAGACTTATCAAAAAAGGAGCTTATTAATAAGGTGGATACCTGTTTTGAATCCTTTGCGGTGGAGAATGCAAACGAGCTCCAATTCAAAAACGGTTTTTTCGGAATGCTCAGTTTCGAGGGCGTTTCTTTGTTCGAGGATATAGATTTTTCGCCCAGCGAGGAACAGTCTGAGCCGCTGTTGCATTACACGCTTTTTAAGAATGTCTTAGAGATAAATCACTTTTCTAACACCGCTAGAATTTATTGTTTTAGTGAGGATGATAGTCATAATCTCATTGAAATTGAGGAGCTATTATCCATAAAAACATATCCAAGCTATCGGTTGAATATCAGCGAAGAAAGAAGCTGCAATAATACCGAGTCGGCATTTAAAAATGCGGTAAGCAAAGGCAAGGAATTCTGTAAAAAGGGCGATGTTTTTCAGGTTGTATTGTCGAGAGAATTCCAAAGGGACTACCAGGGTGATGAGTTTAATCTTTATCGGGCATTGCGTGCGGTTAACCCTTCGCCCTACATGTTTTACTTCGATTTAGCTCATTTCAAATTCCTAGGAGCTTCGCCCGAGGCGCAAATAAAAAGTGAGGGTGGTAATTTGGTTATATCTCCTATTGCGGGAACGATAAAGCGTTCGGGGAATGACGATCTGGATCGCGAATTAGCCAAAAAACTAAGTGAGGATCCCAAAGAAAATGCCGAACATACTATGTTGGTTGATTTGGCAAGAAATGACCTTTCTAAAGTTGCTAACCAGGTTGAGGTAGAGAGTTATAGAGAAATTCATTACTACTCTCATGTTATCCATCTGGTAAGTAAGGTTATTGGAAAAGCAAAGGCTGGAAATAGTCCTCTTGAAATTCTCGGAGCTTCATTTCCTGCAGGAACACTTTCTGGTGCGCCTAAATATCGGGCGATGGAAATTATTCGAGATTTGGAACAAAAGCCAAGGGGATTGTATGGAGGAACTGTTGGGTTTATTGGACTTGATGGAAGTATTAACCAAGCTATTTTTATTAGATCCGCAGTGTGCAGATCGAACAAGTTAATATATAGAGCAGGGGCTGGAGTAGTGGATGCCAGTACCGAGGAGGGAGAGTTGGCCGAAGTATACCATAAAGTGGGGGCTATCGAGAAGGCTATTGATATTGCTAACCGAAATTTTAGGTAA
- a CDS encoding anthranilate synthase component II — protein MKILLLDNYDSFTYNLEHYLVDLGANVTVVRNDKIGLKEMDAFDAFVFSPGPGLPKDAGILKECISYYSKSKPMLGICLGMQAIAEVFGGKLNNLSTVYHGTSSDIKILGQDPIYKNLPEQISVGRYHSWEVKGDLPSELELTSTEVDSGTIMSLKHRSLPIWGLQYHPESILTPQGKQLLANWMEAVGNN, from the coding sequence ATGAAAATTTTATTACTCGACAATTACGATTCATTTACGTACAACCTAGAGCACTATTTGGTGGATTTGGGGGCTAATGTAACCGTGGTACGCAACGATAAAATTGGTCTTAAGGAAATGGATGCATTTGATGCTTTTGTTTTTTCTCCAGGGCCTGGACTACCGAAAGATGCAGGTATTTTGAAGGAGTGTATTTCTTACTATTCAAAATCCAAGCCCATGTTGGGGATCTGTTTGGGTATGCAAGCTATAGCCGAAGTTTTTGGGGGTAAACTAAACAATTTGAGCACCGTTTACCATGGGACTAGTTCCGACATAAAAATTTTGGGGCAAGATCCTATTTACAAAAACCTTCCAGAGCAGATTTCAGTAGGTAGGTACCATAGTTGGGAAGTAAAGGGAGATCTTCCTTCCGAACTAGAATTAACCTCTACAGAAGTCGATTCAGGAACTATCATGTCCTTAAAACATAGGTCTTTACCAATTTGGGGATTACAGTATCATCCCGAATCCATTTTAACTCCACAAGGAAAGCAGCTTTTGGCAAACTGGATGGAAGCTGTTGGTAACAATTAA
- the trpD gene encoding anthranilate phosphoribosyltransferase: MKLYLQKVFQHQFLTKEEAKSAMEHMASGEANEIQMAAFVAAMMMRPMDIHELEGFREALLELCVRVDLNQGDCIDLCGTGGDGKNTFNISTLSSFVAAGAGIPVTKHGNYGVSSVSGSSNVLEHLGITFTADPNKLQEQLDKAGICFLHAPKFHPALKNVAGVRKSLGVKTFFNILGPMVNPAFPKKQLVGVFNLEVARNYQYIFQNAGKSFMVLHALDGYDEISGTGPVKFLGNQSEGMFNPSELIGRNLAEEELHAGDSVEDAAKIFMDVLNNSCTEAQKAVVACNAGAAIKTYYPNVSWEDAYSLSMESIESGKAISRFEKLKELSQ; the protein is encoded by the coding sequence ATGAAATTATATTTACAAAAGGTATTTCAACACCAATTTCTTACCAAGGAAGAAGCAAAAAGCGCCATGGAACACATGGCAAGCGGAGAGGCCAACGAGATCCAAATGGCTGCCTTTGTTGCAGCAATGATGATGCGTCCAATGGATATCCACGAATTAGAGGGTTTTAGGGAAGCGCTTTTGGAACTCTGCGTTCGGGTAGATTTAAACCAAGGAGACTGTATAGACTTATGTGGTACGGGGGGAGATGGGAAAAATACTTTTAACATATCCACACTTTCCTCCTTTGTTGCGGCTGGAGCTGGTATTCCTGTGACCAAACACGGAAATTATGGAGTGAGTTCGGTGTCTGGTTCCTCCAATGTTTTGGAGCATCTTGGCATAACTTTTACCGCAGATCCAAACAAATTACAAGAGCAATTGGATAAAGCTGGGATTTGCTTTTTACATGCTCCCAAATTTCACCCCGCCCTGAAAAATGTAGCAGGAGTAAGAAAAAGCCTTGGTGTTAAAACCTTCTTTAATATACTTGGACCCATGGTAAATCCAGCCTTCCCAAAGAAACAACTGGTTGGAGTATTTAATTTAGAAGTGGCCAGGAATTACCAATACATTTTCCAAAATGCGGGCAAGTCGTTTATGGTGCTGCATGCCTTAGATGGTTATGATGAGATTTCTGGGACGGGCCCAGTGAAATTTTTGGGTAACCAAAGCGAGGGAATGTTCAATCCGTCGGAACTTATTGGCCGAAATTTAGCCGAGGAGGAGTTACATGCTGGTGATTCCGTTGAGGACGCTGCAAAGATCTTTATGGATGTTTTAAATAACAGCTGTACCGAGGCCCAGAAGGCAGTAGTTGCATGTAATGCTGGTGCGGCAATAAAAACTTATTACCCTAATGTAAGTTGGGAAGATGCCTATTCGCTCTCAATGGAAAGTATAGAAAGCGGCAAGGCTATATCTAGATTCGAAAAATTAAAAGAGCTATCTCAATAA